One part of the Myxococcales bacterium genome encodes these proteins:
- a CDS encoding DUF3883 domain-containing protein, with product MKLEELTNGMSLEGIEPRGVVTVVAAVSIPPDSVQLVYRLADGGLRERLLGRADEASVTVATVERPWSFDGDGAAFQLAAEAKRIDLAFLFDPMMAVHTSNVDPLPHQITAVYESLLPRQPLRFVLADDPGAGKTIMAGLYIRELIMRADARRILIVAPGSLVEQWRDELFEKFGLEFGVFSKNLELASPSGNPFEDVDRLIVRLDQMSRAEDMHAKLCATPWDLVVFDEAHKLSAHFFGQELKRTKRFNLAEKLGAHTRHLLLMTATPHNGKEEDFQLFLSLLDSDRFFGKFRDGVHKVDASDLMRRMVKEELLKFDGTPLFPERRAYTVNYKLSDLEAELYKRVTDYVREEMGRAEQLEGGHRGSVGFALTALQRRLASSPEAIFQSLKRRHARLEKRLREARLGARGPILADTIPEVPDDEDDLSADEQEQLEETLVDAATTAQTVGELEGEVLALQALEQRALRVVSSGQDRKWEELSRILQDDPHMRDAGGRLRKIIIFTEHRDTLNYLHQKIAGVLGNQEAIVTIHGGTHRDERRRVQALFRDDVDVRVLIATDAAGEGVNLQCANLMVNYDLPWNPNRLEQRFGRIHRIGQQEVCHLWNLVAKETREGDVYHRLLEKISIESDALKGRVFDILGEVFEETSLKDLLLDAIRYGDQPEIRAKLYQRVENALDISHLRTILDRNALAQESMNAERLFAVKEEMEKAEARRLQPFFIRSFFMKAFEGLGGIIHRREADRFEISYVPTSIRERDRQITGRNRRDTTPVLKRYERVCFTKDGVRPEKAGLAIAGMLHPGHPLMLAVTDIVLEQHANLLRQGAILVDPADDGLEPHLLFLLTHEIKSGDGQTLSKRMQFVRVEPDGSASFGGWAPHLDLQPLDNADRPRLKSIIDADWIRADLEQKALTLAASTLVPAHFAEVAERRIAHVDKTLAAVHERLSKEIKYWTDRWIRLGDDQKAGKDVRLNLENARRTVTDLEGRLVNRKRELQAMRHVASATPVALGGALVIPLGLLRKLRDEGPSGDAFSTDPVARARIEMLAMRAVWAAEEARGCRVVDVSAQKCGWDLTSYPKEIDGKQPQARHIEVKGRIKGASTVTVTRNEMLYALNQADKFHLAIVLVGDDDAVEGPFYLQNPFDGEPPWGAAAVSFELKLLLERAARRNS from the coding sequence GTGAAGCTAGAAGAACTGACCAATGGAATGAGCCTTGAGGGCATAGAGCCGCGAGGTGTGGTGACTGTTGTTGCGGCAGTGTCCATCCCACCGGACTCCGTCCAGCTGGTTTACCGACTTGCCGATGGCGGTTTGCGCGAACGTTTGTTGGGCCGAGCCGACGAAGCGTCGGTCACCGTCGCCACGGTTGAGCGCCCGTGGTCTTTTGACGGCGACGGCGCAGCTTTTCAACTTGCCGCGGAGGCGAAACGCATCGACCTCGCGTTTCTCTTCGATCCTATGATGGCGGTGCACACATCGAACGTTGATCCACTGCCCCATCAAATCACGGCTGTCTACGAATCACTGTTGCCGCGACAACCACTTCGTTTCGTACTCGCCGATGACCCAGGCGCCGGCAAAACAATTATGGCGGGCCTCTACATCCGCGAGCTCATCATGCGAGCCGATGCCCGTCGCATTCTCATTGTTGCGCCAGGTAGCCTGGTGGAACAGTGGCGCGATGAACTGTTTGAGAAATTTGGACTTGAGTTCGGGGTATTCTCAAAAAATCTCGAGCTGGCTTCACCCAGCGGCAATCCCTTCGAGGATGTCGACCGCCTCATCGTGCGACTCGACCAGATGTCCCGCGCCGAGGACATGCACGCCAAACTTTGTGCCACACCATGGGATCTAGTTGTGTTCGACGAGGCCCACAAGCTGTCGGCTCACTTCTTTGGTCAAGAACTCAAACGCACGAAGCGCTTTAACCTCGCCGAAAAGCTGGGCGCGCACACGCGACACCTCTTGCTCATGACGGCGACGCCTCACAACGGCAAAGAAGAAGACTTCCAGCTGTTTCTTTCCTTGCTGGATTCGGATCGCTTCTTCGGCAAGTTCCGCGATGGCGTCCACAAGGTTGACGCTTCGGACTTGATGCGAAGGATGGTCAAGGAGGAACTGCTCAAGTTCGACGGTACGCCCCTTTTCCCGGAACGCCGTGCCTACACGGTCAATTACAAGCTGTCGGATCTGGAGGCGGAGCTCTACAAGCGTGTCACCGATTACGTCAGAGAAGAAATGGGCCGCGCCGAGCAGTTGGAGGGCGGGCACCGTGGGTCGGTCGGCTTTGCCCTGACCGCACTACAACGCCGGCTTGCTTCGAGCCCAGAGGCGATCTTCCAATCACTGAAGCGGCGTCATGCACGTCTTGAGAAGAGATTGCGCGAGGCGAGGCTGGGGGCGCGTGGGCCAATTCTGGCCGACACAATTCCTGAAGTTCCCGATGACGAAGATGACCTCTCGGCAGACGAACAGGAACAACTCGAAGAAACGCTTGTTGATGCGGCGACAACAGCTCAAACGGTTGGCGAACTTGAGGGCGAGGTTCTGGCGCTTCAGGCTCTCGAACAGCGCGCTCTCAGGGTTGTTTCATCAGGGCAAGATCGAAAGTGGGAAGAGCTGTCGCGAATCCTTCAAGACGACCCGCATATGCGTGATGCGGGTGGGCGTCTTCGCAAGATCATTATCTTTACAGAACACCGCGACACGTTGAACTATCTGCATCAAAAGATCGCTGGTGTCCTGGGAAACCAAGAGGCGATTGTGACGATTCACGGTGGCACCCATCGTGACGAACGACGCCGGGTTCAGGCTCTTTTCCGTGACGACGTTGACGTCAGAGTGCTCATCGCGACGGACGCGGCTGGGGAAGGTGTGAACCTTCAATGTGCCAACCTGATGGTCAACTACGACCTGCCTTGGAACCCAAATAGACTTGAGCAACGCTTCGGTCGTATCCACCGCATTGGCCAACAAGAGGTCTGCCACCTGTGGAACCTGGTCGCAAAGGAAACGCGCGAAGGCGATGTCTACCATCGCCTGCTTGAGAAGATCTCAATCGAGAGCGACGCCCTCAAGGGGCGCGTGTTCGACATTCTTGGCGAGGTATTTGAAGAGACAAGCCTCAAGGATCTTTTGCTTGATGCGATCCGGTATGGGGACCAACCCGAGATTCGCGCGAAACTGTATCAAAGGGTCGAGAACGCGCTCGATATCAGCCATCTGCGAACGATCCTCGATCGCAATGCGCTGGCACAGGAATCGATGAACGCGGAGCGGCTGTTTGCCGTCAAGGAAGAGATGGAGAAGGCCGAGGCCAGGCGGCTACAGCCTTTCTTCATCCGTTCGTTTTTCATGAAGGCTTTTGAAGGCCTGGGCGGCATAATTCATCGACGCGAAGCTGACCGCTTTGAGATTTCATATGTGCCGACCTCCATTCGTGAAAGAGATCGCCAGATCACGGGTCGGAATCGGCGTGACACAACGCCGGTTCTGAAGCGGTATGAGCGGGTTTGTTTCACGAAAGATGGCGTTCGCCCGGAGAAGGCTGGTCTTGCGATCGCCGGGATGCTGCATCCTGGGCATCCGCTGATGCTAGCGGTGACGGACATTGTGCTTGAGCAGCATGCGAACCTGCTTCGTCAGGGAGCAATCCTTGTAGATCCCGCTGACGATGGGCTGGAACCGCACCTGTTGTTTCTCCTTACGCACGAGATCAAATCGGGCGACGGCCAAACGCTTTCGAAACGTATGCAGTTCGTTCGGGTCGAGCCCGATGGCAGCGCGAGCTTTGGAGGGTGGGCGCCGCACCTCGATTTGCAGCCGCTCGATAATGCCGATCGTCCACGACTAAAGAGTATCATCGATGCTGACTGGATCCGGGCCGACCTTGAACAAAAGGCATTGACGCTTGCTGCTTCAACTCTGGTGCCCGCGCATTTTGCCGAGGTGGCCGAGCGGCGAATTGCTCACGTCGATAAGACCTTGGCGGCGGTGCATGAGCGCCTGAGCAAAGAAATCAAGTATTGGACCGACCGGTGGATACGACTTGGCGACGATCAAAAGGCTGGCAAAGACGTTCGCTTGAACCTTGAGAACGCGCGACGGACGGTGACCGACCTAGAAGGGCGGCTCGTGAACCGCAAGCGCGAACTTCAGGCGATGCGACATGTTGCCTCGGCGACGCCGGTGGCGCTTGGCGGCGCGCTGGTGATTCCTTTGGGCCTTCTGCGAAAGCTGCGCGACGAGGGTCCAAGTGGCGATGCATTCTCCACCGATCCTGTTGCACGCGCTCGAATTGAAATGCTTGCGATGCGCGCGGTTTGGGCGGCAGAGGAAGCGCGAGGGTGCCGGGTTGTCGACGTCTCTGCACAAAAGTGCGGCTGGGATCTCACTTCCTATCCGAAGGAGATCGATGGCAAGCAGCCACAGGCGCGCCACATCGAAGTCAAGGGGCGCATCAAGGGCGCGAGCACAGTCACCGTCACTCGGAACGAAATGCTTTACGCATTAAACCAGGCCGACAAGTTTCATCTCGCCATCGTGCTTGTTGGAGATGACGACGCGGTGGAAGGGCCCTTCTACCTTCAAAACCCGTTCGACGGTGAGCCGCCCTGGGGTGCTGCTGCCGTGAGCTTCGAGCTGAAGTTGCTTCTTGAACGGGCGGCTCGGAGGAACTCGTGA
- a CDS encoding NYN domain-containing protein codes for MYFGLRSKGWRKYYWLDLVAVSSALLKDGQTLAGTHYFTSRIRAMPGNANDVKRQSTYLDALDAHGGVVRHEGHFLAKTQRCKGCGMEWQGFEEKMTDVRIATRLLGDAVDDRFDTAIVISGDSDLTPPVEEVLARFPTKRIVVAFPPGRHSDQLRKAASGAFTLGEAHLRRSQLPDVVTTATGFQLTRPAHWK; via the coding sequence TTGTACTTCGGCCTCCGCTCAAAGGGGTGGCGGAAATACTACTGGCTCGATCTCGTCGCCGTGTCTTCTGCACTCTTGAAAGACGGACAGACCCTTGCGGGCACGCACTACTTCACCTCGCGGATTCGTGCGATGCCGGGGAATGCCAACGACGTTAAACGCCAGTCGACATATCTAGATGCCCTTGATGCCCACGGCGGAGTCGTGCGCCACGAAGGTCACTTTCTTGCCAAAACGCAGCGCTGCAAGGGCTGCGGCATGGAGTGGCAAGGTTTCGAGGAGAAGATGACGGACGTGCGCATTGCGACGCGCTTGCTTGGCGACGCGGTCGACGACCGATTTGACACCGCCATCGTCATCTCGGGCGACAGCGACCTCACTCCGCCCGTTGAGGAGGTGTTGGCGCGCTTTCCCACAAAGCGCATCGTGGTTGCGTTCCCTCCCGGTCGCCATTCTGACCAACTCCGCAAAGCAGCTAGCGGTGCGTTCACTTTGGGTGAAGCACACTTGCGTCGCTCTCAACTTCCGGACGTCGTCACGACGGCCACTGGCTTTCAACTCACGCGTCCGGCGCATTGGAAATGA
- a CDS encoding Uma2 family endonuclease, whose amino-acid sequence MSLPAKKAATYDDLVALPPHVVGEIINGELEVSPRPASPHAFAASVLGMDLGGAFQRGRGGPGGWWLFDEPELHLGRHVLVPDLAGWRRERMASPADAPFFTLTPDWICEVVSPSTAARDRGRKLPIYAEHEVAFAWLVDPLARTVEAYRRQGPHWLLLGTYADDVPARIAPFDAIELDVAALWMQAQRESP is encoded by the coding sequence ATGAGCCTGCCCGCGAAGAAAGCGGCAACCTACGACGACCTCGTCGCCCTCCCACCTCACGTCGTGGGAGAGATCATCAACGGCGAACTCGAGGTAAGCCCGCGCCCCGCGTCTCCCCACGCGTTCGCCGCAAGCGTTTTGGGCATGGATCTGGGCGGCGCCTTTCAGCGCGGCCGTGGCGGGCCGGGCGGATGGTGGCTCTTTGACGAACCGGAACTGCACCTGGGCAGGCACGTGCTGGTGCCCGACCTGGCCGGTTGGCGTCGCGAGCGTATGGCCAGCCCTGCGGACGCGCCCTTCTTCACCCTGACCCCCGATTGGATCTGTGAGGTCGTGTCGCCTTCAACCGCCGCACGCGATCGGGGGCGCAAACTGCCCATTTACGCGGAGCATGAGGTGGCGTTCGCCTGGCTGGTCGATCCTCTCGCGCGCACGGTGGAGGCTTACCGGCGTCAGGGGCCGCACTGGCTTTTGCTGGGCACGTATGCCGACGACGTCCCCGCCCGCATCGCGCCCTTCGACGCCATCGAGCTCGACGTCGCGGCGCTGTGGATGCAGGCGCAACGAGAGAGTCCGTAA
- a CDS encoding DUF1156 domain-containing protein: protein MTYPIKSPKKLIEVALPLDAINVAAAREKSIRHGHPSTLHLWWARRPLAAARAVIFAQLVNDPGFQQGGGFKYGKNKKEAAAERKRLFGILEELVKWESTTNEEVLEAARVEIRRSWREVCELNKDHPQAAELFDPEKMPGLHDPFAGGGTIPLEAQRLGLEAFASDLNPVAVLINKAMIEIPPKFAGRPPVHPRAEKRAAGIGAWKGAEGLAEDVRRYGAWMREEAEKRIGHLYPKIEVTADMAETRPDLRPLVGQKLTVIAWLWARTVKSPNPAFSHVDVPLVSTFVLSSKEGKQSYVVPVVEGDQYGFDVRTGMPPDGTDEGTKLGRGANFRCVLSNAAIEPTYIKAEGFAGRMGTRLMAIVAEGPKGRFYLPPFADHEAVAKSAEPAWKSDLNLPNDPRNFWTLNYGLTKYGDLFTPRQLVALTMFSDLVTEARELVRQEAVTAALSADGIGLDNGGTGATAYGEAVGVYLAVTIDKVADYNSSLCAWSPTRDQAKTTFGRQALPMVWDFAEVNTFAHAAGDIGVSIEGITRSLKAAATAPGRVFQAGAQSQNISAGKFVSTDPPYYDNIGYADLSDFFYVWLRRSLKEFFSRSVFNASCAQGGRTRGDPLSPRRKGRIRAFLFGWHDEGDDCACAPMPPFSACYDLLRIQTIRDRGP from the coding sequence ATGACCTACCCCATCAAGTCCCCTAAGAAGCTTATCGAGGTGGCGTTGCCACTTGATGCCATCAATGTAGCGGCGGCTCGTGAGAAGTCGATTCGCCATGGGCATCCGAGCACACTGCATTTGTGGTGGGCACGGCGTCCACTGGCTGCGGCGCGCGCTGTGATTTTTGCGCAGCTTGTGAATGACCCTGGCTTTCAGCAAGGGGGCGGATTCAAGTACGGCAAGAACAAGAAGGAAGCTGCGGCCGAGCGAAAGCGGCTGTTCGGCATTTTGGAAGAGCTTGTTAAGTGGGAAAGCACCACGAACGAAGAGGTTCTTGAGGCGGCACGCGTGGAGATCCGCAGGTCGTGGCGTGAGGTCTGCGAGCTGAATAAGGATCACCCGCAAGCTGCGGAGTTGTTTGATCCGGAAAAGATGCCGGGGTTGCATGATCCGTTCGCTGGCGGCGGGACGATCCCGTTAGAAGCGCAACGGCTGGGCCTTGAGGCGTTTGCGAGCGATCTCAATCCGGTGGCGGTGCTGATCAACAAGGCGATGATCGAGATCCCACCGAAGTTTGCGGGCAGGCCGCCCGTACATCCCAGGGCAGAAAAGCGCGCGGCGGGGATCGGAGCTTGGAAGGGCGCCGAGGGGCTCGCCGAAGATGTGCGGCGTTACGGGGCGTGGATGCGTGAGGAAGCAGAGAAGCGCATCGGGCATTTGTATCCGAAGATTGAAGTCACTGCCGACATGGCAGAGACGCGGCCGGATCTGCGCCCGCTGGTGGGGCAGAAGCTGACCGTGATTGCGTGGTTGTGGGCGCGTACGGTGAAAAGCCCGAATCCTGCATTTTCGCACGTGGATGTGCCGTTGGTTTCGACGTTTGTGCTTTCGAGTAAAGAAGGCAAGCAAAGTTATGTGGTGCCGGTGGTGGAGGGGGATCAGTATGGCTTCGACGTACGAACGGGTATGCCACCAGACGGTACCGATGAAGGGACGAAGCTGGGGCGGGGCGCGAACTTTCGTTGCGTGCTGTCGAATGCGGCGATCGAGCCCACGTACATCAAGGCGGAGGGCTTTGCCGGTCGCATGGGTACTCGCTTGATGGCTATTGTCGCGGAAGGTCCGAAGGGCCGGTTCTATCTGCCGCCCTTTGCAGATCACGAGGCGGTCGCCAAGTCGGCCGAGCCCGCTTGGAAGTCCGACTTGAACCTTCCGAATGATCCGAGAAATTTTTGGACGCTAAACTATGGGCTCACGAAATACGGCGACCTCTTCACACCTCGGCAATTGGTGGCGTTGACGATGTTCTCGGATCTCGTCACGGAGGCGCGCGAACTCGTCCGCCAAGAAGCCGTCACCGCAGCGCTCTCCGCCGACGGGATCGGGCTCGACAACGGCGGCACCGGTGCCACAGCGTACGGGGAAGCGGTGGGCGTCTATTTGGCCGTCACGATTGACAAGGTCGCCGATTACAACAGTTCACTCTGCGCGTGGAGTCCAACGCGGGATCAAGCTAAGACGACCTTCGGCCGACAGGCACTGCCAATGGTTTGGGATTTCGCGGAGGTCAATACTTTCGCACATGCGGCAGGGGACATCGGTGTTTCGATCGAAGGAATAACCCGCTCATTGAAGGCTGCCGCTACTGCCCCAGGGAGGGTGTTCCAAGCAGGAGCTCAGTCGCAAAACATCTCGGCCGGTAAATTCGTCTCAACAGATCCCCCATACTACGACAACATCGGTTATGCAGACCTTTCCGACTTTTTCTATGTCTGGCTCAGACGGTCATTGAAGGAGTTTTTTTCCCGATCTGTTTTCAACGCTAGCTGTGCCCAAGGCGGAAGAACTCGTGGCGACCCCTTATCGCCACGGAGGAAAGGACGAATCCGAGCGTTTCTTTTTGGATGGCATGACGAAGGCGATGACTGCGCTTGCGCACCAATGCCACCCTTCAGCGCCTGTTACGATCTACTACGCATTCAAACAATCAGAGACCGGGGCCCTTGA
- a CDS encoding DUF499 domain-containing protein, with the protein MKPWREISVPHPDVLEGTFQQSEFAADITAVRDGRATHEYQDATAFFQRTFITEGMRLLLTQVAQRLNSKGGEPVIQLQTAFGGGKTHTMLAVFHLAARSCPLKGLVGIPALLDQANLMDVPKARVAVLDGTAHAPGQPWAHGNVRVATLWGELAWQLGGEEGFAFVRDADATGTSPGKDVLRALLERFAPCVVLVDELVAYVRQFPDGQVLSGGTYDSNLSFIDALTNAVKLVPNAVVLGSLPESEVEAGSSRGVAALRALEKIFGRVQALWKPVATEEAFEIVRRRLFQPIQDRGGRDDVCREFVKLYAAEGSKLPSETHEARYYDRLVQAYPIHPEVFDRLYEDWTTLQSFQRTRGVLKLMARVIYRLWKDQNQDLMILPGSLPLYDSGARNELVYYLPPGWDAVLERDIDGERSETTELDTREPRFGAVHAARRVARTLFLGSAPSSGGAQTGTRGMDRARVLLGCVQPGQPSAAFSDALNRICDRLHYLNVSDDKAKETARFWFDTRANLRREMEDRKGRVDAIAIRAKIAEVCKRLTDGGELFDGVHVFTPHADIPDDSTLRLVFLPPDKAYSKSASQVAFDEVLEIVRSNGSKPRYRGNRLVFIAADQASLIRLKECACTALAWDSIVKDIKEGRLNIDRLQEKQAAKELETAESVVPRAARETFKWLLSPGMASATDRQVLVEAFPLNSSGRAYGAELEHVCQENEIVFPIWSPIHLRTRLRELYWKDSAIAVRAAVVWEDLQKYLYLPRLKNRGVLEQIIQKGAATKDFFGTAYSQSGDQFEGFKLGDPNVQLDDTLLLIEPTAAAAYLATMEKRAELAAAAIASPPASANAGATTGTAPALPPKASTHTAVAQAAKTKAFFGSVDVSATKAKMDLVSIADEIIAVLASDPNANVKVTVEISADFPAGATEQTKRAVSENATALGFKSKLWE; encoded by the coding sequence ATGAAACCGTGGCGTGAGATCAGCGTGCCCCATCCAGACGTGCTTGAGGGCACGTTTCAGCAATCAGAGTTTGCTGCGGACATCACCGCCGTACGGGACGGAAGAGCAACGCACGAGTATCAAGACGCCACAGCGTTCTTCCAACGGACCTTCATCACTGAGGGTATGCGCCTGCTGCTCACGCAGGTTGCACAGCGGCTTAACAGCAAAGGCGGCGAGCCCGTCATTCAATTACAAACGGCCTTCGGGGGCGGCAAGACGCACACAATGCTGGCCGTCTTCCATTTGGCCGCCCGTTCATGCCCGCTCAAAGGTCTCGTTGGCATTCCCGCGCTGCTTGACCAAGCCAATCTCATGGATGTTCCTAAGGCGCGGGTGGCCGTGCTTGACGGAACCGCGCATGCTCCTGGCCAGCCGTGGGCGCACGGCAATGTTCGCGTGGCCACGCTTTGGGGCGAGCTTGCGTGGCAGCTGGGTGGAGAAGAGGGCTTCGCTTTCGTTCGAGATGCCGACGCAACCGGCACCTCACCTGGCAAAGACGTGTTGCGTGCGCTCCTTGAGCGCTTTGCCCCTTGTGTCGTCCTTGTAGATGAATTGGTCGCGTACGTGCGCCAGTTCCCTGATGGCCAAGTTTTGTCCGGCGGGACGTACGACAGCAACCTGTCGTTCATTGATGCCCTCACGAATGCCGTCAAATTGGTACCGAACGCCGTCGTTTTGGGATCATTGCCTGAATCCGAAGTCGAGGCCGGCAGCTCACGTGGTGTTGCAGCGTTGCGGGCGTTGGAAAAGATCTTTGGTCGCGTCCAGGCGTTGTGGAAGCCAGTGGCCACTGAAGAGGCCTTCGAGATCGTGCGGCGTCGGCTGTTCCAGCCAATTCAAGATCGAGGCGGCCGCGATGACGTTTGTCGCGAATTTGTAAAGCTTTATGCCGCCGAGGGATCGAAGTTGCCTTCCGAAACGCACGAGGCGCGCTACTACGATCGCCTAGTTCAGGCATACCCCATTCATCCCGAAGTTTTCGATCGCCTCTACGAGGACTGGACCACGCTGCAATCGTTCCAGCGAACCCGTGGCGTCCTAAAATTGATGGCCCGAGTGATCTATCGCCTGTGGAAGGACCAGAACCAGGATCTGATGATCCTTCCTGGCAGCCTTCCGCTATACGACAGCGGGGCGCGTAACGAACTGGTCTATTATCTGCCGCCTGGTTGGGACGCCGTGCTCGAGCGCGACATTGACGGCGAGCGTTCAGAAACTACCGAGCTTGATACCAGAGAACCACGCTTCGGCGCCGTCCACGCCGCTCGGCGAGTCGCGCGCACGCTGTTCCTCGGCAGCGCACCATCATCTGGTGGGGCGCAGACTGGCACGCGAGGCATGGACCGCGCCCGCGTGTTGCTGGGATGTGTGCAGCCGGGCCAGCCATCAGCGGCATTCTCAGACGCACTCAACCGGATCTGCGACCGCCTGCACTACTTGAACGTTTCTGATGACAAGGCGAAAGAGACGGCGCGTTTTTGGTTCGACACGCGCGCCAACCTTCGTCGAGAAATGGAAGATCGCAAGGGACGGGTAGACGCCATAGCCATCCGCGCGAAGATCGCCGAGGTGTGCAAGCGCCTCACCGATGGTGGCGAACTATTCGACGGGGTCCACGTCTTCACACCGCACGCTGACATTCCCGACGATTCAACCCTGCGACTCGTCTTCCTGCCGCCCGACAAGGCCTACAGCAAGTCCGCATCCCAAGTGGCTTTTGATGAGGTGTTGGAAATCGTTCGCTCAAACGGAAGCAAACCGCGGTATCGCGGAAATCGTCTGGTCTTCATTGCGGCAGACCAGGCATCACTCATCCGACTCAAAGAGTGTGCCTGCACGGCCCTCGCATGGGATTCGATCGTCAAAGACATCAAGGAAGGTCGGCTCAACATCGATCGCCTACAAGAGAAGCAGGCAGCCAAGGAGCTTGAGACAGCGGAAAGCGTTGTACCTCGCGCCGCAAGAGAGACCTTCAAGTGGCTGCTTAGCCCCGGTATGGCATCAGCCACCGATCGGCAGGTCCTTGTTGAGGCATTCCCTCTAAACAGCAGTGGACGAGCCTATGGCGCCGAACTCGAACATGTATGCCAAGAAAACGAAATCGTGTTCCCCATATGGTCCCCCATTCACCTTCGCACGCGACTGCGCGAGCTTTATTGGAAGGATTCAGCGATCGCCGTTCGCGCAGCGGTGGTCTGGGAAGATCTGCAGAAGTACCTGTATCTTCCCCGTCTCAAGAATCGCGGCGTCCTGGAGCAGATCATCCAAAAGGGTGCGGCCACCAAGGATTTCTTTGGAACCGCATACTCCCAATCTGGTGATCAATTCGAAGGCTTCAAGCTCGGTGATCCGAATGTCCAGCTCGACGATACCCTTCTTCTTATCGAACCCACCGCCGCAGCCGCTTACCTCGCCACGATGGAGAAGAGGGCGGAACTCGCCGCTGCGGCAATAGCATCGCCACCCGCCTCAGCGAACGCTGGCGCCACAACGGGCACCGCCCCAGCGCTGCCGCCCAAGGCATCAACACATACGGCCGTGGCTCAGGCCGCGAAGACCAAGGCATTCTTCGGCTCCGTTGACGTAAGCGCCACAAAAGCGAAGATGGATCTGGTCTCAATCGCGGATGAGATCATTGCCGTGCTTGCCTCTGATCCCAATGCCAACGTGAAGGTCACTGTGGAAATCTCTGCGGATTTTCCCGCGGGCGCCACCGAGCAAACAAAGCGCGCGGTATCCGAAAATGCGACGGCGTTGGGGTTCAAGAGCAAGCTGTGGGAGTGA
- a CDS encoding ISAzo13 family transposase: protein MTKERSRRESEIRDRYGKIKGSLTERARRLFVANEAIAFGYGGIVAASRATGMAPSVVGRGIAEVRAIENGTASHLPPTRSRRPGAGRKKATEKDPRLIPDLKKLVESTTRGDPESPLLWTARSQRNLVEALKKQGHQTSMKMVSRLLKELGYSLQANRKRLEGAQHPDRNAQFEHINETLRRQLETNEPAISVDTKKRELVGPYKNGGRELSGKEDPVDVNVHDFVDDEKGRATPYGIYDLQKNEAWVSVGVSHDTGEFAVQSIRTWWSEMGASRYPNATSLVITADGGGSNGYRLRLWKLELQKLVDDLRFPITVCHLPPGTSKWNKIEHRLFSFITQNWRGKPLVTHQVIVNLIAATTTTTGLLVKSRVDSRTYAKGRRVSDKDLALVNLDPNVFHGEWNYTIHPTVPT, encoded by the coding sequence ATGACCAAGGAACGATCGCGGCGTGAATCCGAGATACGGGATCGCTACGGCAAGATAAAGGGGAGCCTGACAGAGAGAGCTCGGCGGCTATTCGTGGCGAACGAGGCGATCGCTTTTGGCTACGGCGGCATTGTCGCTGCATCTCGTGCGACGGGTATGGCACCGAGCGTGGTGGGGCGCGGGATCGCCGAAGTACGGGCGATCGAAAACGGGACGGCGAGCCATTTACCGCCAACGCGAAGCCGTCGACCAGGCGCCGGGCGCAAGAAGGCAACCGAGAAGGATCCGAGATTGATTCCGGATCTGAAGAAGCTTGTAGAATCGACGACACGCGGAGATCCCGAGTCGCCGCTTCTGTGGACAGCTCGTAGCCAGCGCAATCTCGTGGAGGCGCTCAAGAAGCAGGGGCACCAAACGAGCATGAAGATGGTCTCAAGACTGCTCAAGGAGCTCGGCTACAGTCTCCAGGCGAATCGCAAGCGGCTTGAGGGCGCGCAGCATCCAGATCGAAACGCTCAGTTTGAGCACATCAACGAGACACTCCGTCGACAGCTCGAAACGAACGAGCCGGCGATCTCTGTGGACACGAAGAAACGAGAGCTTGTCGGACCGTACAAGAACGGCGGCCGCGAGCTCAGCGGGAAGGAAGATCCGGTCGATGTGAACGTGCACGACTTCGTCGACGACGAAAAGGGACGCGCCACACCGTACGGCATCTACGACCTCCAGAAGAACGAGGCGTGGGTCAGCGTTGGCGTGAGCCACGACACGGGGGAATTCGCGGTGCAGAGCATCCGCACCTGGTGGAGCGAGATGGGCGCCTCGAGGTATCCAAACGCGACCTCGCTCGTGATCACGGCGGACGGAGGTGGAAGCAACGGCTATAGGCTGCGCCTATGGAAGCTCGAGCTACAAAAGCTCGTCGACGACCTGCGCTTCCCCATCACCGTCTGTCATCTGCCTCCGGGAACGAGCAAGTGGAACAAGATCGAGCACCGCTTGTTTTCCTTCATCACCCAGAACTGGCGCGGAAAGCCTCTGGTCACCCATCAAGTCATCGTCAATCTAATCGCAGCGACGACGACGACGACCGGACTGCTCGTGAAGAGCCGAGTCGACAGTCGCACTTACGCCAAGGGTCGCCGCGTCTCGGACAAGGACCTCGCACTCGTGAATCTCGATCCCAACGTCTTCCACGGCGAGTGGAACTACACCATCCACCCGACCGTACCGACATGA